One segment of Paramormyrops kingsleyae isolate MSU_618 chromosome 8, PKINGS_0.4, whole genome shotgun sequence DNA contains the following:
- the strip1 gene encoding striatin-interacting protein 1 homolog isoform X1 produces MSKMDVVGGGGGGGGGLIANNKQRAMIPNKSRGEFTRNQRKDSEGFSEAPDLEFEYGDAEKWAAELSELYSYTEGPEFLLNRKCFTEDFRIHVADKKWTELSLAEHRAHAMRLLDSLEVTARERRLKVARAILYMAQGTFGECESEAEVQHWMRYNVFLLLEVGTFSALVELLNMEIDNSAACTSAVRKPAISLADSTDLRVLLNIMYLMVETIQQEVLADSPEWRTARDTFRTELGSPLYNNEPISVMLFGMVTKFCSGHAPHFPMKKVLLLLWKTILFTLGGFEQLQQIKVRKREDLALPPLPEDSIRVVLTMRAASPPASASDLIEQQQKRARREHKALIKQDNLDAFNEKDPYKADDTREDEDDSDDNDNSLEPETFPLERDEVMPPPIPHPPCERVSFPKGLPWAPKVREKDIEHFLESSRSKFIGYTLGSDTDTVVGLPTPIHESIRTLKQHKYVSIAEIQIAKEEEFQKTPLSGGEEEVEMCSIELLYQGILPNLPQYMIALLKILLAAAPTSKAKTDSINILADVLPEEMPTTVLQSMKLGVDVNRHKEIIVKAISAILLLLLKHFKLNHIYQFEYMAQHLVFANCIPLILKFFNQNIMSYITAKNSISVLDFPHCVVHELPELTAESLEAGDNNQFCWRNLFSCINLLRILNKLTKWKHSRTMMLVVFKSAPILKRALKVKQAMMQLYVLKLLKVQTKYLGRQWRKSNMKTMSAIYQKVRHRLNDDWAYGNVDLDARPWDFQAEECALRANIERFNARRYDKSQGNPDFLPVDNCLQSVLGQRVELPEEFQMNYDLWLEREVFSKPISWEELLQ; encoded by the exons ATGTCAAAGATGGACGTCgtaggaggaggaggaggcggtggtGGTGGGTTGATCGCCAATAACAAGCAGAGAGCTATGATACCCAACAAAAGCAGGGGTGAATTTACCCGCAACCAAAGAAAAGACTCGGAG GGGTTTTCCGAGGCTCCGGATCTGGAGTTCGAATACGGCGACGCGGAGAAGTGGGCGGCAGAGCTGTCAG AGCTGTACAGCTACACTGAGGGGCCGGAGTTCCTCCTCAATAGGAAATGCTTCACAGAGGACTTCAGGATTCATG TGGCTGATAAGAAGTGGACAGAGCTGAGCCTGGCTGAGCACCGCGCCCACGCCATGCGGCTGCTGGACAGCCTGGAGGTGACGGCCCGCGAGAGGAGGCTGAAGGTGGCCAGAGCCATTCTCTACATGGCTCAGG GTACCTTCGGGGAGTGTGAATCGGAGGCGGAGGTGCAGCACTGGATGAGGTACAACGTCTTTCTCCTGCTGGAGGTCGGCACCTTCTCGGCCCTGGTGGAGCTGCTGAACATGGAGATCGA TAACAGTGCTGCCTGCACTAGTGCCGTCAGGAAGCCTGCCATCTCCTTGGCTGATAGCACAGACCTCAG GGTGCTGCTGAACATCATGTACCTGATGGTGGAGACCATTCAGCAGGAGGTCCTTGCTGACAGCCCGGAGTGGAGGACCGCCCGGGACACCTTCAGGACCGAGCTGG GCTCTCCGCTGTACAACAACGAGCCCATCTCCGTCATGCTGTTCGGCATGGTGACCAAGTTCTGCAGCGGCCACGCCCCCCACTTCCCCATGAAGAAGGTTTTGCTTCTGCTGTGGAAGACCATCCTG TTCACACTGGGTGGTTTCGAGCAGCTCCAGCAAATCAAGGTGCGGAAGCGGGAGGATCTGGCTTTGCCCCCCCTGCCGGAGGACAGCATCCGGGTGGTGCTCACCATGCGGGCCGCCTCCCCCCCCGCCTCCGCATCCGACCTCATAGAGCAACAGCAAAAACGTGCTCGCCGCGAGCacaag GCTCTCATCAAGCAGGACAACCTGGATGCCTTCAATGAAAAGGACCCCTACAAAGCGGATGATACTCGTGAGGATGAAGATGACAGCGATGACAATGACAATAGCCTGGAACCGGAGACCTTTCCCTTAGAGCGGGATGAGGTTATGCCCCCGCCGATCCCACACCCGCCCTGCGAGAGGGTGTCTTTCCCCAAGGGCCTGCCTTGGGCCCCCAAGGTCCG GGAGAAGGACATCGAACACTTCTTGGAGTCTAGCAGAAGCAAATTTATTGGATACACTTTAGGAAG CGACACAGACACCGTTGTGGGCCTGCCTACTCCCATCCACGAGAGCATCAGGACCCTGAAGCAG CACAAGTATGTGTCCATCGCCGAAATTCAGATTGCCAAAGAGGAGGAGTTCCAGAAGACCCCGCTGTCAGGG GGGGAAGAGGAAGTAGAGATGTGTTCCATTGAGCTGCTGTACCAGGGAATCCTCCCCAACCTGCCACAGTATATG ATTGCACTGCTGAAGATCCTGCTGGCTGCAGCTCCCACCTCCAAGGCCAAAACCGACTCCATCAACATCCTGGCTGACGTCCTGCCCGAAGAGATGCC GACCACAGTTCTGCAGAGCATGAAGCTGGGTGTGGATGTGAATCGGCATAAGGAGATCATCGTGAAGGCCATCTCTGCCatcttgctgctgctgctcaaACACTTCAAACTCAACCACATCTACCAG TTTGAGTATATGGCCCAACACCTGGTCTTTGCTAACTGCATTCCGCTCATCCTGAAGTTCTTCAACCAGAACATAATGTCCTACATCACAGCTAAGAACAG CATCTCCGTGCTGGACTTCCCCCACTGTGTGGTGCATGAGCTGCCTGAGCTGACTGCAGAGAGCCTG GAGGCTGGTGACAACAACCAGTTCTGCTGGAGGAACCTTTTCTCTTGCATCAACCTGCTGAGAATCCTCAACAAGCTCACCAAGTGGAAGCACTCCAGAACCATG ATGCTGGTTGTATTTAAGTCAGCTCCTATCCTCAAGAGGGCGCTCAAGGTCAAGCAAGCCATGATGCAGCTATACGTGTTAAAGCTGTTGAAGGTCCAGACTAAGTACTTAGGGCGACAATGGAGGAAAAGTAACATGAAAACAATGTCGGCCATCTACCAGAAGGTGCGGCATCGCCTCAATGATGACTGGGCCTACGGAAACG TAGATCTGGATGCACGGCCCTGGGACTTTCAGGCTGAGGAGTGCGCACTGAGGGCCAACATAGAGCGCTTCAATGCCCGTCGCTACGACAAGAGCCAGGGCAACCCGGACTTCCTGCCCGTGGACAACTGCCTGCAGAGCGTGCTGGGCCAGCGGGTAGAGCTGCCCGAGGAATTTCAAATGAACTATGACCTCTGGCTAGAGCGGGAGGTCTTCTCCAAACCCATCTCCTGGGAGGAGCTGTTGCAGTGA
- the strip1 gene encoding striatin-interacting protein 1 homolog isoform X2 — protein MSKMDVVGGGGGGGGGLIANNKQRAMIPNKSRGEFTRNQRKDSEGFSEAPDLEFEYGDAEKWAAELSELYSYTEGPEFLLNRKCFTEDFRIHVADKKWTELSLAEHRAHAMRLLDSLEVTARERRLKVARAILYMAQGTFGECESEAEVQHWMRYNVFLLLEVGTFSALVELLNMEIDNSAACTSAVRKPAISLADSTDLRVLLNIMYLMVETIQQEVLADSPEWRTARDTFRTELGSPLYNNEPISVMLFGMVTKFCSGHAPHFPMKKVLLLLWKTILFTLGGFEQLQQIKVRKREDLALPPLPEDSIRVVLTMRAASPPASASDLIEQQQKRARREHKALIKQDNLDAFNEKDPYKADDTREDEDDSDDNDNSLEPETFPLERDEVMPPPIPHPPCERVSFPKGLPWAPKVREKDIEHFLESSRSKFIGYTLGSDTDTVVGLPTPIHESIRTLKQHKYVSIAEIQIAKEEEFQKTPLSGGEEEVEMCSIELLYQGILPNLPQYMIALLKILLAAAPTSKAKTDSINILADVLPEEMPTTVLQSMKLGVDVNRHKEIIVKAISAILLLLLKHFKLNHIYQFEYMAQHLVFANCIPLILKFFNQNIMSYITAKNSISVLDFPHCVVHELPELTAESLEAGDNNQFCWRNLFSCINLLRILNKLTKWKHSRTMMLVVFKSAPILKRALKVKQAMMQLYVLKLLKVQTKYLGRQWRKSNMKTMSAIYQKVRHRLNDDWAYGNDLDARPWDFQAEECALRANIERFNARRYDKSQGNPDFLPVDNCLQSVLGQRVELPEEFQMNYDLWLEREVFSKPISWEELLQ, from the exons ATGTCAAAGATGGACGTCgtaggaggaggaggaggcggtggtGGTGGGTTGATCGCCAATAACAAGCAGAGAGCTATGATACCCAACAAAAGCAGGGGTGAATTTACCCGCAACCAAAGAAAAGACTCGGAG GGGTTTTCCGAGGCTCCGGATCTGGAGTTCGAATACGGCGACGCGGAGAAGTGGGCGGCAGAGCTGTCAG AGCTGTACAGCTACACTGAGGGGCCGGAGTTCCTCCTCAATAGGAAATGCTTCACAGAGGACTTCAGGATTCATG TGGCTGATAAGAAGTGGACAGAGCTGAGCCTGGCTGAGCACCGCGCCCACGCCATGCGGCTGCTGGACAGCCTGGAGGTGACGGCCCGCGAGAGGAGGCTGAAGGTGGCCAGAGCCATTCTCTACATGGCTCAGG GTACCTTCGGGGAGTGTGAATCGGAGGCGGAGGTGCAGCACTGGATGAGGTACAACGTCTTTCTCCTGCTGGAGGTCGGCACCTTCTCGGCCCTGGTGGAGCTGCTGAACATGGAGATCGA TAACAGTGCTGCCTGCACTAGTGCCGTCAGGAAGCCTGCCATCTCCTTGGCTGATAGCACAGACCTCAG GGTGCTGCTGAACATCATGTACCTGATGGTGGAGACCATTCAGCAGGAGGTCCTTGCTGACAGCCCGGAGTGGAGGACCGCCCGGGACACCTTCAGGACCGAGCTGG GCTCTCCGCTGTACAACAACGAGCCCATCTCCGTCATGCTGTTCGGCATGGTGACCAAGTTCTGCAGCGGCCACGCCCCCCACTTCCCCATGAAGAAGGTTTTGCTTCTGCTGTGGAAGACCATCCTG TTCACACTGGGTGGTTTCGAGCAGCTCCAGCAAATCAAGGTGCGGAAGCGGGAGGATCTGGCTTTGCCCCCCCTGCCGGAGGACAGCATCCGGGTGGTGCTCACCATGCGGGCCGCCTCCCCCCCCGCCTCCGCATCCGACCTCATAGAGCAACAGCAAAAACGTGCTCGCCGCGAGCacaag GCTCTCATCAAGCAGGACAACCTGGATGCCTTCAATGAAAAGGACCCCTACAAAGCGGATGATACTCGTGAGGATGAAGATGACAGCGATGACAATGACAATAGCCTGGAACCGGAGACCTTTCCCTTAGAGCGGGATGAGGTTATGCCCCCGCCGATCCCACACCCGCCCTGCGAGAGGGTGTCTTTCCCCAAGGGCCTGCCTTGGGCCCCCAAGGTCCG GGAGAAGGACATCGAACACTTCTTGGAGTCTAGCAGAAGCAAATTTATTGGATACACTTTAGGAAG CGACACAGACACCGTTGTGGGCCTGCCTACTCCCATCCACGAGAGCATCAGGACCCTGAAGCAG CACAAGTATGTGTCCATCGCCGAAATTCAGATTGCCAAAGAGGAGGAGTTCCAGAAGACCCCGCTGTCAGGG GGGGAAGAGGAAGTAGAGATGTGTTCCATTGAGCTGCTGTACCAGGGAATCCTCCCCAACCTGCCACAGTATATG ATTGCACTGCTGAAGATCCTGCTGGCTGCAGCTCCCACCTCCAAGGCCAAAACCGACTCCATCAACATCCTGGCTGACGTCCTGCCCGAAGAGATGCC GACCACAGTTCTGCAGAGCATGAAGCTGGGTGTGGATGTGAATCGGCATAAGGAGATCATCGTGAAGGCCATCTCTGCCatcttgctgctgctgctcaaACACTTCAAACTCAACCACATCTACCAG TTTGAGTATATGGCCCAACACCTGGTCTTTGCTAACTGCATTCCGCTCATCCTGAAGTTCTTCAACCAGAACATAATGTCCTACATCACAGCTAAGAACAG CATCTCCGTGCTGGACTTCCCCCACTGTGTGGTGCATGAGCTGCCTGAGCTGACTGCAGAGAGCCTG GAGGCTGGTGACAACAACCAGTTCTGCTGGAGGAACCTTTTCTCTTGCATCAACCTGCTGAGAATCCTCAACAAGCTCACCAAGTGGAAGCACTCCAGAACCATG ATGCTGGTTGTATTTAAGTCAGCTCCTATCCTCAAGAGGGCGCTCAAGGTCAAGCAAGCCATGATGCAGCTATACGTGTTAAAGCTGTTGAAGGTCCAGACTAAGTACTTAGGGCGACAATGGAGGAAAAGTAACATGAAAACAATGTCGGCCATCTACCAGAAGGTGCGGCATCGCCTCAATGATGACTGGGCCTACGGAAACG ATCTGGATGCACGGCCCTGGGACTTTCAGGCTGAGGAGTGCGCACTGAGGGCCAACATAGAGCGCTTCAATGCCCGTCGCTACGACAAGAGCCAGGGCAACCCGGACTTCCTGCCCGTGGACAACTGCCTGCAGAGCGTGCTGGGCCAGCGGGTAGAGCTGCCCGAGGAATTTCAAATGAACTATGACCTCTGGCTAGAGCGGGAGGTCTTCTCCAAACCCATCTCCTGGGAGGAGCTGTTGCAGTGA
- the LOC111858890 gene encoding tripartite motif-containing protein 16-like protein isoform X3, translated as MSLSSFTADQDQFKCLICLHLLEVPVTIPCGHNYCMDCIKSIWNRNDVTGIYKCPWCFKNFSPRPVLSRNVFLNKKIEEMKRSQTGVTVSSNSAGNKRKAPDSPALPWWVRASGKQKDMVCSLHHRPLDVYCRTDQSCICSRCVLEMHQCHDKVSVVTEKTKRQEQLAMERNRFQKKLEERERQLLENRMTLESFMASARKAEEDAERISTELIQIIKGRCSEVIDEIRKQEKAAVDEAKTLHQQMDQEIDEMRKRDSELEKISHTKNPVHFLQQRWPLPCLPAEPDALQNLAVDLQLPFEVMKAALSDLKRQIGDMCDAQVMRISNTDNPSSAPGPSALPERQSDPEQSDPEPSSRPEFLKYAFNLTFDQNTANRELTLSADGREVTRGSKQYYPNFPERFVSKSQLLCREVLSGGRFYWEVELEGTKAEVAVTYKGISRKGTTGRASFGGNDQSWSLDCINSVYSACHNFKRIDIRVPYSPRVGVYLDHRAGILSFYSISDTMTLLHRYQTTFHEPMYAGFWVGTEATIKLCHLQQ; from the exons ATGTCCTTATCAAGCTTCACTGCGGACCAAGACCAGTTCAAATGTCTGATCTGTCTGCATTTACTGGAAGTCCCAGTGACAATCCCTTGCGGACACAATTACTGTATGGACTGCATTAAGAGCATATGGAATCGGAATGATGTCACTGGCATCTACAAGTGTCCCTGGTGTTTCAAGAACTTCAGCCCTCGGCCAGTTCTGAGCAGAAATGTCTTTCTGAATAAGAAGATCGAGGAGATGAAAAGGTCCCAAACTGGAGTGACAGTGTCTAGCAACTCTGCTGGGAACAAACGGAAGGCCCCGGACTCCCCAGCCCTGCCGTGGTGGGTGCGCGCGTCTGGGAAGCAGAAAGACATGGTCTGTTCTTTGCACCATAGGCCGCTGGATGTTTACTGCCGTACGGACCAAAGCTGCATCTGCTCTCGGTGTGTGTTGGAGATGCACCAGTGCCACGACAAAGTCTCTGTGGTCACTGAAAAGACGAAGAGACAG GAACAGCTGGCGATGGAGAGAAACAGGTTCCAGAAGAAGCTcgaggagagggagagacagtTGCTGGAGAACAGGATGACTTTGGAGTCCTTCATG GCCTCTGCAAGGAAAGCAGAAGAGGACGCTGAGAGAATCTCTACTGAGCTGATCCAGATAATTAAGGGAAGGTGCTCTGAGGTGATAGATGAGATCAGGAAGcaggagaaggctgcagtgGATGAAGCCAAAACGCTGCATCAGCAAATGGACCAGGAGATTGATGAGATGAGGAAAAGAGACTCTGAGCTGGAGAAGATTTCACACACAAAGAATCCTGTCCATTTCTTACAG CAGAGGTGGCCTTTACCGTGCCTCCCAGCAGAACCTGATGCTCTCCAAAACCTGGCTGTAGACCTGCAGCTTCCCTTTGAGGTGATGAAGGCAGCTCTGTCTGACCTGAAGCGGCAGATAGGGGATATGTGTGATGCTCAGGTGATGAGGATCTCAAACACAG ATAATCCCAGTTCTGCTCCTGGGCCCAGTGCTCTTCCAGAGCGACAGTCTGATCCAGAACAATCTGATCCAGAACCGAGCTCCAGACCAGAATTCTTAAAAT ATGCCTTCAACCTGACTTTTGACCAAAACACGGCCAACCGTGAGCTAACCCTGTCTGCAGACGGGCGAGAGGTCACACGGGGGAGCAAACAGTACTACCCTAACTTCCCAGAGAGATTCGTCTCTAAGAGCCAGCTCCTGTGCCGGGAGGTCCTGTCCGGTGGCCGTTTTTACTGGGAAGTTGAGCTGGAGGGGACCAAGGCGGAGGTGGCGGTGACATACAAAGGCATCAGCAGGAAGGGGACCACTGGCCGCGCTTCCTTCGGGGGCAACGATCAGTCCTGGAGCTTAGACTGCATCAACAGCGTTTACTCTGCCTGCCACAATTTCAAGCGCATTGATATCAGGGTACCTTACAGTCCCCGGGTGGGAGTGTACCTGGATCACAGGGCCGGGATTCTGTCCTTCTACAGCATCTCCGACACCATGACTCTGCTCCATAGGTACCAAACCACCTTCCATGAACCCATGTATGCTGGGTTTTGGGTTGGTACTGAAGCAACCATTAAACTCTGCCATCTGCAACAGTAG
- the LOC111858890 gene encoding tripartite motif-containing protein 16-like protein isoform X2: MSLSSFTADQDQFKCLICLHLLEVPVTIPCGHNYCMDCIKSIWNRNDVTGIYKCPWCFKNFSPRPVLSRNVFLNKKIEEMKRSQTGVTVSSNSAGNKRKAPDSPALPWWVRASGKQKDMVCSLHHRPLDVYCRTDQSCICSRCVLEMHQCHDKVSVVTEKTKRQEQLAMERNRFQKKLEERERQLLENRMTLESFMASARKAEEDAERISTELIQIIKGRCSEVIDEIRKQEKAAVDEAKTLHQQMDQEIDEMRKRDSELEKISHTKNPVHFLQRWPLPCLPAEPDALQNLAVDLQLPFEVMKAALSDLKRQIGDMCDAQVMRISNTVDNPSSAPGPSALPERQSDPEQSDPEPSSRPEFLKYAFNLTFDQNTANRELTLSADGREVTRGSKQYYPNFPERFVSKSQLLCREVLSGGRFYWEVELEGTKAEVAVTYKGISRKGTTGRASFGGNDQSWSLDCINSVYSACHNFKRIDIRVPYSPRVGVYLDHRAGILSFYSISDTMTLLHRYQTTFHEPMYAGFWVGTEATIKLCHLQQ; this comes from the exons ATGTCCTTATCAAGCTTCACTGCGGACCAAGACCAGTTCAAATGTCTGATCTGTCTGCATTTACTGGAAGTCCCAGTGACAATCCCTTGCGGACACAATTACTGTATGGACTGCATTAAGAGCATATGGAATCGGAATGATGTCACTGGCATCTACAAGTGTCCCTGGTGTTTCAAGAACTTCAGCCCTCGGCCAGTTCTGAGCAGAAATGTCTTTCTGAATAAGAAGATCGAGGAGATGAAAAGGTCCCAAACTGGAGTGACAGTGTCTAGCAACTCTGCTGGGAACAAACGGAAGGCCCCGGACTCCCCAGCCCTGCCGTGGTGGGTGCGCGCGTCTGGGAAGCAGAAAGACATGGTCTGTTCTTTGCACCATAGGCCGCTGGATGTTTACTGCCGTACGGACCAAAGCTGCATCTGCTCTCGGTGTGTGTTGGAGATGCACCAGTGCCACGACAAAGTCTCTGTGGTCACTGAAAAGACGAAGAGACAG GAACAGCTGGCGATGGAGAGAAACAGGTTCCAGAAGAAGCTcgaggagagggagagacagtTGCTGGAGAACAGGATGACTTTGGAGTCCTTCATG GCCTCTGCAAGGAAAGCAGAAGAGGACGCTGAGAGAATCTCTACTGAGCTGATCCAGATAATTAAGGGAAGGTGCTCTGAGGTGATAGATGAGATCAGGAAGcaggagaaggctgcagtgGATGAAGCCAAAACGCTGCATCAGCAAATGGACCAGGAGATTGATGAGATGAGGAAAAGAGACTCTGAGCTGGAGAAGATTTCACACACAAAGAATCCTGTCCATTTCTTACAG AGGTGGCCTTTACCGTGCCTCCCAGCAGAACCTGATGCTCTCCAAAACCTGGCTGTAGACCTGCAGCTTCCCTTTGAGGTGATGAAGGCAGCTCTGTCTGACCTGAAGCGGCAGATAGGGGATATGTGTGATGCTCAGGTGATGAGGATCTCAAACACAG TAGATAATCCCAGTTCTGCTCCTGGGCCCAGTGCTCTTCCAGAGCGACAGTCTGATCCAGAACAATCTGATCCAGAACCGAGCTCCAGACCAGAATTCTTAAAAT ATGCCTTCAACCTGACTTTTGACCAAAACACGGCCAACCGTGAGCTAACCCTGTCTGCAGACGGGCGAGAGGTCACACGGGGGAGCAAACAGTACTACCCTAACTTCCCAGAGAGATTCGTCTCTAAGAGCCAGCTCCTGTGCCGGGAGGTCCTGTCCGGTGGCCGTTTTTACTGGGAAGTTGAGCTGGAGGGGACCAAGGCGGAGGTGGCGGTGACATACAAAGGCATCAGCAGGAAGGGGACCACTGGCCGCGCTTCCTTCGGGGGCAACGATCAGTCCTGGAGCTTAGACTGCATCAACAGCGTTTACTCTGCCTGCCACAATTTCAAGCGCATTGATATCAGGGTACCTTACAGTCCCCGGGTGGGAGTGTACCTGGATCACAGGGCCGGGATTCTGTCCTTCTACAGCATCTCCGACACCATGACTCTGCTCCATAGGTACCAAACCACCTTCCATGAACCCATGTATGCTGGGTTTTGGGTTGGTACTGAAGCAACCATTAAACTCTGCCATCTGCAACAGTAG
- the LOC111858890 gene encoding tripartite motif-containing protein 16-like protein isoform X1 — MSLSSFTADQDQFKCLICLHLLEVPVTIPCGHNYCMDCIKSIWNRNDVTGIYKCPWCFKNFSPRPVLSRNVFLNKKIEEMKRSQTGVTVSSNSAGNKRKAPDSPALPWWVRASGKQKDMVCSLHHRPLDVYCRTDQSCICSRCVLEMHQCHDKVSVVTEKTKRQEQLAMERNRFQKKLEERERQLLENRMTLESFMASARKAEEDAERISTELIQIIKGRCSEVIDEIRKQEKAAVDEAKTLHQQMDQEIDEMRKRDSELEKISHTKNPVHFLQQRWPLPCLPAEPDALQNLAVDLQLPFEVMKAALSDLKRQIGDMCDAQVMRISNTVDNPSSAPGPSALPERQSDPEQSDPEPSSRPEFLKYAFNLTFDQNTANRELTLSADGREVTRGSKQYYPNFPERFVSKSQLLCREVLSGGRFYWEVELEGTKAEVAVTYKGISRKGTTGRASFGGNDQSWSLDCINSVYSACHNFKRIDIRVPYSPRVGVYLDHRAGILSFYSISDTMTLLHRYQTTFHEPMYAGFWVGTEATIKLCHLQQ; from the exons ATGTCCTTATCAAGCTTCACTGCGGACCAAGACCAGTTCAAATGTCTGATCTGTCTGCATTTACTGGAAGTCCCAGTGACAATCCCTTGCGGACACAATTACTGTATGGACTGCATTAAGAGCATATGGAATCGGAATGATGTCACTGGCATCTACAAGTGTCCCTGGTGTTTCAAGAACTTCAGCCCTCGGCCAGTTCTGAGCAGAAATGTCTTTCTGAATAAGAAGATCGAGGAGATGAAAAGGTCCCAAACTGGAGTGACAGTGTCTAGCAACTCTGCTGGGAACAAACGGAAGGCCCCGGACTCCCCAGCCCTGCCGTGGTGGGTGCGCGCGTCTGGGAAGCAGAAAGACATGGTCTGTTCTTTGCACCATAGGCCGCTGGATGTTTACTGCCGTACGGACCAAAGCTGCATCTGCTCTCGGTGTGTGTTGGAGATGCACCAGTGCCACGACAAAGTCTCTGTGGTCACTGAAAAGACGAAGAGACAG GAACAGCTGGCGATGGAGAGAAACAGGTTCCAGAAGAAGCTcgaggagagggagagacagtTGCTGGAGAACAGGATGACTTTGGAGTCCTTCATG GCCTCTGCAAGGAAAGCAGAAGAGGACGCTGAGAGAATCTCTACTGAGCTGATCCAGATAATTAAGGGAAGGTGCTCTGAGGTGATAGATGAGATCAGGAAGcaggagaaggctgcagtgGATGAAGCCAAAACGCTGCATCAGCAAATGGACCAGGAGATTGATGAGATGAGGAAAAGAGACTCTGAGCTGGAGAAGATTTCACACACAAAGAATCCTGTCCATTTCTTACAG CAGAGGTGGCCTTTACCGTGCCTCCCAGCAGAACCTGATGCTCTCCAAAACCTGGCTGTAGACCTGCAGCTTCCCTTTGAGGTGATGAAGGCAGCTCTGTCTGACCTGAAGCGGCAGATAGGGGATATGTGTGATGCTCAGGTGATGAGGATCTCAAACACAG TAGATAATCCCAGTTCTGCTCCTGGGCCCAGTGCTCTTCCAGAGCGACAGTCTGATCCAGAACAATCTGATCCAGAACCGAGCTCCAGACCAGAATTCTTAAAAT ATGCCTTCAACCTGACTTTTGACCAAAACACGGCCAACCGTGAGCTAACCCTGTCTGCAGACGGGCGAGAGGTCACACGGGGGAGCAAACAGTACTACCCTAACTTCCCAGAGAGATTCGTCTCTAAGAGCCAGCTCCTGTGCCGGGAGGTCCTGTCCGGTGGCCGTTTTTACTGGGAAGTTGAGCTGGAGGGGACCAAGGCGGAGGTGGCGGTGACATACAAAGGCATCAGCAGGAAGGGGACCACTGGCCGCGCTTCCTTCGGGGGCAACGATCAGTCCTGGAGCTTAGACTGCATCAACAGCGTTTACTCTGCCTGCCACAATTTCAAGCGCATTGATATCAGGGTACCTTACAGTCCCCGGGTGGGAGTGTACCTGGATCACAGGGCCGGGATTCTGTCCTTCTACAGCATCTCCGACACCATGACTCTGCTCCATAGGTACCAAACCACCTTCCATGAACCCATGTATGCTGGGTTTTGGGTTGGTACTGAAGCAACCATTAAACTCTGCCATCTGCAACAGTAG
- the LOC111858930 gene encoding achaete-scute homolog 5-like gives MRTDLQIGNTNLHSGVVMSNSFSHTLVERQPNLLSRSGLQYGMLPSSGHPEHRHLLSSDSFPHTMPLLLYPTSVDAGFYEGPYGGASPFFSYLPAFRGHLGLYECPFEPAFIQKRNERERQRVKCVNQGYAKLRDHLPAAAGDKRLSKVETLRAAIRYIKHLQALVSQLPPGEPACKDPVCRSLLLGDQGHSDAESGSSSPRLYCEESEGSGS, from the coding sequence ATGAGAACTGATTTACAAATTGGCAATACGAATCTACATTCCGGGGTCGTTATGAGCAACAGCTTCTCCCACACACTAGTGGAGCGGCAGCCCAATCTACTGAGTCGGAGTGGGTTGCAGTATGGaatgctgccctctagtggccacCCCGAGCATCGACACCTCCTCTCTAGCGACTCCTTTCCCCACACCATGCCCCTGCTGCTGTACCCTACCAGTGTGGATGCAGGCTTCTATGAGGGCCCCTATGGGGGTGCCTCGCCCTTCTTTTCCTACCTCCCTGCTTTTCGTGGACACCTGGGGCTTTATGAGTGTCCTTTTGAGCCCGCATTCATCCAGAAGCGCAACGAACGCGAGCGCCAGCGGGTGAAGTGCGTCAACCAGGGCTACGCCAAGCTGCGTGACCACCTGCCCGCGGCCGCCGGCGACAAGCGGCTCAGTAAGGTGGAGACGCTGCGCGCCGCCATCCGCTACATCAAGCACCTGCAGGCGCTGGTTAGCCAGCTGCCGCCCGGGGAGCCCGCCTGCAAGGACCCCGTCTGCAGGTCCCTCCTTCTGGGAGACCAGGGCCACAGTGATGCGGAGTCTGGCTCCTCCTCTCCGAGGCTCTACTGTGAGGAGTCAGAAGGAAGCGGGAGCTAG